The following are from one region of the Leptospira perdikensis genome:
- a CDS encoding PaaI family thioesterase produces the protein MQTLTAEETQSILNDMTVNFNHGGRKITVPPPIFLAMKAEILSYTKGKSITVAFPVSEDQTNPMGMMQGGVIAAAFDNAFGPLSYLVAKRPTTTIDMNIQYIRGVAVDQKVIVTATVEAKGFSTIHMVGEMRTEKEKLLATATTNLLILKIPGGVGD, from the coding sequence ATGCAAACACTGACAGCCGAAGAAACACAAAGTATCCTAAATGATATGACTGTTAATTTTAATCATGGCGGACGGAAAATCACAGTCCCGCCTCCCATATTTCTAGCGATGAAAGCTGAAATTTTGTCTTATACAAAAGGAAAAAGTATTACTGTTGCTTTTCCCGTCTCGGAAGACCAAACCAATCCAATGGGAATGATGCAGGGTGGTGTGATTGCTGCTGCTTTTGACAATGCTTTTGGACCCTTGAGTTACTTAGTCGCAAAACGTCCGACAACTACCATTGATATGAATATCCAATACATTCGGGGAGTCGCCGTTGACCAAAAGGTCATCGTAACAGCTACTGTAGAAGCAAAAGGATTTTCCACCATTCATATGGTAGGGGAGATGCGAACTGAAAAAGAGAAACTTTTGGCAACAGCGACGACAAACCTTCTGATTCTAAAAATTCCGGGCGGGGTTGGGGACTAG
- a CDS encoding pyrimidine/purine nucleoside phosphorylase, translated as MSSFISVTVLKPANIYFNGNVTSRTVLFPNGEKKTLGIMMPGEYEFGTDQKEIMEIQSGKLSVLLPGSETWLQIDGQSEFEVPAGSKFKLKVQTVTDYCCSYV; from the coding sequence ATGAGTTCATTTATATCCGTAACAGTACTAAAACCAGCTAATATCTATTTCAATGGGAACGTTACCAGCCGGACGGTCCTATTTCCGAATGGGGAAAAGAAAACTTTGGGAATCATGATGCCCGGAGAATATGAATTTGGAACAGACCAAAAGGAAATCATGGAAATCCAATCAGGGAAACTCTCTGTTTTGCTACCGGGATCCGAAACATGGCTTCAAATTGACGGTCAGTCGGAATTTGAAGTCCCTGCTGGATCCAAGTTTAAATTAAAAGTTCAAACTGTAACAGACTACTGCTGTTCTTACGTCTGA
- a CDS encoding TetR/AcrR family transcriptional regulator, which yields MKRSSYHHGDLKNSIIKSCHKLLQKKGASDFSLREVATLSGVSHAAVYRHFQHKEEVLEILSAIGFDRLGSLQKKVPQNRQNPDDYFVKLGLVYVQFAIKNPNYYRLMFQTKRSQESKILKRSKIKSYAILVRGCRFYLKTKHRKENHRSFALMAWSLVHGYSNLCIETDFPDTESQVLNKSTIEMAEDILRFSI from the coding sequence GTGAAACGATCTTCTTATCACCATGGCGATTTAAAAAATTCTATCATAAAATCTTGTCATAAATTATTACAAAAAAAAGGTGCTTCTGATTTTTCACTTCGAGAGGTGGCTACACTCTCGGGTGTTTCTCATGCGGCAGTGTACAGGCATTTCCAACACAAAGAAGAAGTTCTAGAAATTTTATCAGCCATAGGATTTGATCGGCTTGGGTCTTTACAGAAAAAAGTACCACAAAATCGGCAAAACCCAGACGACTATTTTGTGAAATTGGGATTGGTTTACGTCCAGTTCGCAATCAAAAATCCCAATTATTACCGCCTCATGTTTCAAACAAAACGTTCCCAAGAATCAAAAATTTTAAAACGTTCCAAAATAAAATCTTATGCAATTCTTGTTCGCGGATGTCGGTTTTATTTAAAAACAAAACACAGAAAAGAGAATCATCGTAGTTTTGCTCTTATGGCTTGGTCCTTAGTTCATGGATATAGCAATTTATGTATAGAAACAGATTTTCCTGACACAGAAAGCCAGGTATTAAACAAATCTACAATAGAAATGGCAGAAGACATCTTGCGGTTTTCCATTTAG
- a CDS encoding helix-turn-helix domain-containing protein — protein MKTNRTGIWIPVWIEDLNLSHSQTKLYAEIVSLHDKGGCFASNRYFGEVLGLKMDTISRLITSLKKLGLLEQTGFDGRRRFLKPLFSKPTLKELAPKESVLEKNPMRKEKEGKNLQVPTIQKSNAGLEKDVPSFISTLEVQKILHKKTSWDEFKIWSERTLSKSTHYQILNLPSPDFLAGSLHLIWKNWIETQTISNQRMVSCNHSFRN, from the coding sequence ATGAAAACAAATCGAACAGGAATTTGGATTCCCGTTTGGATAGAGGATCTCAATCTCTCTCATAGCCAAACCAAACTATACGCAGAAATTGTCTCCCTACATGACAAAGGTGGGTGTTTTGCATCAAACCGATATTTCGGCGAAGTCCTTGGTCTTAAAATGGATACCATCTCAAGACTCATCACCTCTCTAAAAAAACTCGGTTTATTGGAACAAACTGGATTCGATGGAAGAAGACGATTTCTAAAACCTTTATTCTCAAAACCAACTCTTAAAGAACTGGCTCCCAAAGAATCCGTCTTGGAAAAAAATCCAATGCGGAAAGAAAAAGAAGGGAAAAATCTCCAAGTCCCCACCATTCAAAAATCCAATGCAGGTTTGGAAAAAGATGTTCCTTCCTTTATCAGTACATTAGAGGTACAAAAAATATTACATAAAAAAACTTCTTGGGATGAATTTAAAATTTGGAGTGAAAGGACATTATCAAAATCAACACATTACCAGATTTTAAATTTACCGTCACCGGATTTTTTAGCAGGAAGTTTACACTTGATATGGAAAAACTGGATCGAAACCCAAACTATTTCAAACCAGAGAATGGTTTCATGTAATCATTCCTTTCGAAATTAG
- a CDS encoding YegP family protein: MSAKFEIYKDKAGEFRFRLKAANGEIIASSEGYASKQSCENGIASVKNNAAAAEIVDQT; encoded by the coding sequence ATGTCAGCAAAATTTGAAATCTACAAGGACAAAGCAGGAGAATTCCGCTTCCGTCTCAAAGCAGCCAACGGGGAAATCATCGCATCTAGCGAAGGATATGCGTCCAAACAATCCTGCGAAAACGGCATCGCTTCCGTTAAAAATAATGCCGCAGCCGCTGAGATTGTGGATCAGACGTAA
- a CDS encoding TetR/AcrR family transcriptional regulator: MPIKSSQKSENKKQQAREKSIERILTSAIVLFAKHGFSQTTMEMIANHAKISKGLAYNYFKSKNQIFEQIIDSHLAKQEKFYNNIPPNLSAKEYVREFFNRSIQFAKEERKTMVLISVCLFQPGSVSLSKKMLENVEKRFAPFKEAMRERFRSYGVKEPDKEMILIKTFLHGVIMSQHFNDTTTCTPTIIEMVLERYDYKS, encoded by the coding sequence GTGCCCATAAAGTCCTCACAAAAATCAGAGAACAAAAAACAACAAGCCAGGGAGAAGTCCATCGAGAGGATTCTCACCTCAGCCATTGTTTTGTTCGCAAAACATGGGTTCTCTCAAACTACCATGGAAATGATTGCCAACCATGCTAAAATTTCCAAGGGACTAGCTTACAATTATTTCAAAAGCAAAAACCAAATTTTCGAACAAATCATAGACAGTCACCTCGCCAAACAAGAGAAGTTCTACAACAATATCCCCCCAAACCTTTCCGCAAAAGAATATGTCAGAGAATTTTTCAATCGTTCTATCCAATTTGCAAAAGAAGAAAGAAAAACCATGGTTTTAATTTCTGTATGCCTTTTCCAACCGGGATCTGTTTCACTTTCAAAGAAAATGTTAGAAAATGTGGAAAAACGATTTGCCCCTTTCAAAGAGGCAATGCGAGAAAGATTCAGATCTTACGGGGTCAAAGAACCTGATAAAGAAATGATTCTTATCAAAACTTTTCTTCATGGTGTGATCATGAGCCAACACTTTAATGACACTACAACTTGCACACCAACGATCATTGAAATGGTTTTGGAAAGATACGATTACAAAAGCTAA